The genomic region GTGCCAGGGTAACCGGCTGAGCATGGGTGAAGCTGGATTTAGTGGTTTGATTCTGGTTGCCCCTGGTGATTGTTTACTTTTAGCTCGATCTCACTATCGACCCCAAAGATCCAAGTTATCCACActgctgctcttgttgcATCTAGCACCAAAGCTACTCCATTCacacatccatccatccatacacacatacatacagaaCAAGATCAATCAGAGCTTGTACATCAATTGCATCTATCTCATCTTTCGGGAGAGCTCAAACACACAAAAAAGAGCACTTCCACGAACAAATATCATTGCCTTACAGGCATAACCACATTTGAACTTACATCGCAAAGTCGACCTCGACTGAGAACGACAACAACTTTCCACTAGCCCGGCGCTCTGTGCTTGCGCTGCGTGAGGTATGGAACATGAAGGGTAGTGAAGTAGTTGAGAAATTGACTGACATGTCAAGCAGTTTCGGACCTATAGGTTCCCATCGACAATATATCGACCGACGACAATTCCCTTCCGGACTCCCCTTGCGACATTATGCTGTCCAATCCAACAGGACTTCACGCCCGGCAAAAGCAGCACCGACGTCAAAATTCGACACCGTCTGCTTTTGAGGGCGCCAAGATCCCTAATCTGCCAACTACACAACGACAAACCGCACACCGGCGCGGCCTCAGCCTAGATGTTCGACGACAACAGAACCAGAACATCaactcagcagcaacaaggcAGAACTACATGGTAAGTACGAATACTAACAACACAGGATTAGCCAATATTTCTACGCAGCAAGTTCTGCGAGAAGCGCAGCAGCAACGCATTCAAGCACGCCCGGGCACACAGAACCCTTACGCCAACCTGGCGCCAAGTGGAAGTGAGAACTATCTCATGTCCCCTCATGGAACTCCTCAGACACAACGATTCGACCCGTCCTGCTTTGACCCCAACTCACTTCCCTTTGACCCTTACACTACTGATCTTAACGTGATGATGGGCAAGGGCCAACAGGCTGCATACGGTGACAATATGTCGGGAGGTAAGGAATTTGATATCTTTAACAATGACAGTGCACTTTCAACTCCAACGTTCATCAACTTTCCTTCTGAGGGTTCCTCCGCTCAGGGCTGGTCCTCTGAAGGTGACACCTCCAGTACAAGGAGAACCTCCAGAAGGATAAGTGGTGGCATCCTGGACCGCGTTAACAAGTTTGAGACCTTGGACTCAACGACAAGACCCGCTACGCCTCCTAACCAAAACCAaagtcagagccagagccagagccagaacaCACAAAGTCAGTCGCTCAGCTGGACAATGACAATGCCTGAGACGGCTAACCTTGCGCAAGGTTACTTTCCCCCTACGCCAATTGAGACTCCCCACGACCGGTTGGCCAAGGATGAGAGCATGCCAAGTCGGTTCGCTGATGGCTATGATGAGTCTATGGAAGAGACGATCAAGCCCGTGAGGAGCCGTGGAGGAAACCGAAGGGCTCAAACCATCTTCCAAGACATCAGACAACATTCTGAGCAAGTCATGTCTAGCCCAGCTCGGTCAAATACTCTTCCTGAGTCATCCTTCAATGGACTGCCAATGTCGACACCTGACTACATGAGCAtgaacagcttcaacaacGAGTTCATGAAGATCGAGAGCGACTTTGGTCGGGATGACATCCAGGGTCTCAGCCATCAGCTACCACAACAAGTCACTCCCAGCACTCCTCAAATGACACAGTACATGGGATCTTTTGACAACAAGCCTGAACTCCAAACCTATCCCATGGGTGCTCAATCTGTCTCTGGGACCCCCTCTCAGACACCATCTCGTCGCCACTCTCCCCATCGCCGCACGGAGTCAGTTGCCAGCATCGCAAGTGCTGCCAGCAtcgccagcatcaacattgaggagaccaagacagAAACCGGAGTCACTCAGGATGAGATCGCCCAGTTCATTAGTGGCCCAGACGCCAGTGACGGCAAGTGGACATGTACCTATGAAGATTGCGGCAAGAAATTCGGCCGCAAGGAGAACATCAAGTCGCATGTTCAGACCCATCTCAATGACCGACAATACCAGTGTCCCACTTGCAAGAAGTGCTTTGTTCGACAGCACGATCTCAAGCGACACGCCAAGATCCATACTGGAATCAAGCCCTACCCTTGCGAATGTGGCAACAGCTTTGCTCGCCACGATGCTCTTACTCGACACCGCCAACGAGGCATGTGCATTGGTGCTTTCGATAACGTCGTGCGCAAGGTTGTCAAGCGAGGCCGGCCGCCTAAGAAGAGCCGCCCTGATATCGAGACTCGCATGGAGAAGTCGGCGCGAACCCGCAAGAAGAACATGTCTGTCAGCTCAATGTCATCATTCTCTGCTTGTTCTGACAGCTCAGCTGTCAACTCACCAGAACAGTTTATGCTTGGTGACATGATGGACATTGGAATGAGTTCACAGAACCAGGCTCTCGCTGCCGTCTCTTCAGCACCAATGACTGGCATCACAGCCGCCGCTCTTCAGGAGTATGCCTCCTCTCCCTCCGCTGGCAGCGCACACTCATATGTGTCCCCAGAGGCCATCATGGAGGGCACTCCCATGCACGCCGCATCTCCTTCCAAGAGCATCGCAAGCCAGTACAACACACCACCTGAGCTCTCGCAATCATCTTCCCCCCCAGCCACCCACTTCTTCGACGTCGACCCCAACACTTCAATCAACAATGACGATCTGACCATCATTCCCGGGACAACAACTTTCGTCACCTCGGCAACCATGGCTGCCTCTCTTCCCCTTGGCCTAAGCAATGCAGACGATGAAATGCTGTATCAATTTGCCAATGACGACGATCTTATCCAACTGGATCGCGACTCCAACATGCTCATGAGCAAATTTGACGAAGATTTCGACAACGTCGGCATgttcaccaacaacaatgaCGACGTCTTCTTTGGCAGCAACTAGTTTGTGCCCAGCATTgtttgtttgctttgtttCGTCTCGCGCAAGCCATGGAACAGTACTTAATCAGCCATGCACTTTTTTGTTTGGATTACACCAATTGAGGTCACTCGtttccagaagaagcgacaTATTTTCTCACGATGCTCACGCTCACGCTTCTACGTAATGCACGCTCGCGGCTATGTACACTAGGGATGGGGAAGAGACAGTAAAAAAGGGCTTGGGTATTTCAACGGGGTTTTTATCATCAGCAGCAATGGACTATTCGGGCAGGAATTGGCGAACCGGAATGGGATTCTCATGATTATTTGGGGGGGAATTGATAGAAAGCAAAGGTCTCAACGCGGTTGGGTGTCGGACACCCCCTTGGGCCGCTTGGAGTTTTCAGGTTGaggcttttgctttttggGGGGATATATGGAGTTTACCAATGGAATATTCATTGATGATTAACTTTGGTGCCTTGATTAAATGTGATAATGGTCTACTTTGACTCGATGTTTGCAAGTTGATATATAGTCAACAATGCCATGAGAATTTCAACATTACTTGATCACCAATTTAATTTcagttgaggctgttgatttCCTGTGATGTCTATCAATCGGTTTAGATCAGTTGGAGTTACATCTGGTTTGTTGTTCTGTCATAGACGTTTCATTATGCCTCTATTTTACTCTTGCTCTGTCATGTTTGGTAGATCATCCAGCGTCTCATTGGCTCCACTGATGAGACGCAGCCACATATATTTTGTCTTAGGTAGTCCGAGCTTCCACCTTATACATCCAAAACCTCCGCTAAGACCTTATTTATTTCTCAGATCCAACATTACTCCTGTATTTCCTTTCTCTCATGAGTCGTGagactttcttctttctcactATTGATCGACCATGCTTACGCCAACTATTGCCGTAAAAACTAGCTTTCTCTATGCTGCCGGCAATACACCAGCTACCAGCCTGACCAGATCGGTAccacaaggccaagacgtAGCTGTTCTGTCGCTTGGCTGTGGTGATCTGCGCAACATTCTCTATACAACATACCTGGAGAAAGGCTTGCGTGAGTACAATTCAATCTTTCCTCAAGACTTGAAGCTGATCGGATTAGCTCAGAGAAAAATCGACTTCACTTGTTGCGATGTCGTCGAAAAGATTCTTGGTATGTGACTTACCCTGCATCACAGCACCACAACATGTTAACCAGAAATTAGCTCGCAATGCTTTCTTTTTGATATTCCTGCTTGATGAGGATTGCAAGCTGAGTGATGAGCAGCTTTGGAATGTCTACTACCATTTGTTCGTGGACGAAGAGACTGCGAACATTGTATCAGCTACTGCTACTAAACTGCTAAGCGTTTCCAAATCCCTTGATGAATGGAACAGCAGCATATGGGGGAAATCTATCCGATTCTGCGATGCCGATACTCTATCAGATATCCGTCGTGTTTGGTTGTCCATCAAAGCTGCGGCAGCCAAGTGCGAACCCAGTAGCTATACGGAGACATTTCAGCAGAACATACAACCATCTAAGGACATCCACGACCAAAAGCTTGGTGAAGGGCGCCTCAACTTGACAGCTATGCGTTCCGCAGCGCCACTCTCCATAAAAGCGGGAGCAAAACTCGGGGAAATATCCGCTCAATACTGGAAAAATGGTACAGTCACACCTCGCCAAGCCAAAGATAAGTTGCCAAACCCGCTCCTTGCAAGTCTTCTCTCCGAGAACGACATTCTGCACTATGCTAGTGATCCAGTCCTGGGCTTTCATCTGGCCACGGCCTATGCTGCTCTTCTCGAAGGCTCTCCCCTCGAGCCCAAGATCAGAGGGAAAGAATTTGTAGCCTCAGCTGCTGCTATGACCCAGTTCAACGAATGGATCTCTGCTTTCAAGTCGTTGAAGAGCAATATCGTCATTCGCTTTGCCGTTGCGGATGCCTTGGCGCTCTGTCACAGTTTACAGGCGGCGCATACAACAGCAAAACCAGCCAATGTATACCGGCGAACCTGGGACCCACGACCATTGGTCTTGGATCCAAAGGACTATGGGAAGGGTGGTTCAGGGCCATCGGCGTTCGATATGATCGACACCTCAAACCTCTGCGACCACATCGGAGCGCTCAACATTCTCTTCGCAGCAGGGCCTCTTCTCAAAGATGAGCCGTGGGCGTCGCTTTTCACAGAATTGCTAATCAGGCCTGAGGGCGATCAGAAGAATGCTCTAGACAAGATTCTCTCTGGACATGCGCCGACCATCTCACTTCTGCTTGGTTTCAGTCCTGTTCAGTACTGGACCAATGCCACAGTTGAGTCCCATGTTGACGAGATTTTCCTTGGACTCATGAATGAAGCAAAAGGAGAAACGCAAACCCGAAACCGACTGGCTTGGAAGCGAGACAACCAGTTTTCGGGTCAGGCCCGCCACGGGAAGCTGCATATCGACTCAAAGCAGCTTATCAAATTGCTTTCACCACTCTATGACTATATgtttgaggctgagaacATATCACAGTCAAGTGTGGGACAGAGGTCAAACACATATGGCCACTTTATCCGTACAAGCTTCGCTACCATGCTCAAGGTTGTCATGGCCGGGGTTGCAACAGACTGGCCATCCATGTGCTCGGCTCTCATTGACTCTATTGCCCAAGATCATCGCTTTTTGCTGGCTAGCAATGGCATGCAAGACCTGTGCCTTCAGCTTCACCTTCTTGGTGTAAACACCGAACCATGGATTATCCAGGAGAGCAGAAGCCTTCCCCAAAATGGAGGTTTCAATCGCTGGAAATCCCTGCCACCGGCAGTCGCTGTTACGGTAGTTGTACCTAGACCGGCCATTGCTCGATTGTATAAACATCAAAATAACCCTCTTGGGCTTGCATCACCGCCACTTGTCGGATCGGTAAGATCCAGTCATAACGCTACCGAAGGATGGCAAAATACATTTGGAGATATCCAAATTTCCTTTGGTAATGTTAAAACCAACAAGATgtctgatgaggacgagTTTCAAGTGGTAATCGAAAGAGATCGGAATGGATGGGCCGGAGACTCTCCTCTCGTTGCATCTTTCTATGTGCCCACTTCAACGCTGCAGAACGAGCCCAACTCGGCATTGGTAGGACTCTGTGTTCCACCTACGGGGCAGAACTCCTTGATCTATGGTCCCATTCTGGGAATGACCATGACTGTCTTTGAAACGCGCACTGATGACAAAGCGAGCGTATTCGTGACAAAGCATTTACCTGGGCACGATGGTTATCCTGCCGTGTGTAGTGCTGTGAAGTCTCTCGAGAATACGGTCAACCAGGGTCAGGATGACAAGGCCGCCAAGATTCTGCTCGAGATATCACCTTCTGAGTCTGTCATCTCTACCGTTACTGGACACTTGGACATTACTTCGAAGAAAGGCAAGGGGTTCCTTAAGGATAAGGCCCCGATCGACTTTCGTCAGAAGAGCCCCTTCGTCATTGATATTGTTTTCGGCAAGCATGATCTTATTTGCCCCATCAACTTTCCGGTGCCTGTCACCAAGGATGGAATGAAATCTCGAGTTGCTCGAACGACAGGCTACATCGAATTGATAGTGCCACTGGCACAGCCTGGCTCTTCTCCTATACTGCTGGATTTTGCATACCCTTCAGCAATCTCCTCGTCTGGCGTTCCGGCTTGTCTCAACATGCCACACCTGAATCTCGACAACCTCCCTGTCATTGATTTGGAAAACAAGGACCGAAACCGATGGATGACAACATTGACATCAATGCAGTTTTCAGCCCGAGAAAAATACCTGCGTACTGTACGCGACGAAAGCGGAATCTCACATGACCCGATGGTCAACTTCAAGGAATCTGTGTTTACCATGTTTATGATCGCCACTGGCTTACAGGCTGGCCAGACCGGTTTGTTTGCAATCAACCACCCGAAGCGAGGTGGTATACACATGCTTGTTTTCGTCTCCGCCATCCGGATTGATGGCGATGCTGCATCTGTCGTTATTGATGCTGCTATTATCCCATTCACGATGGATCTTGTCACGTCGAGCCGGATGGAATCCTTCCTTCTTATTCTCCGGGAACTTGAATGCGGCAGTATCGATGTAGACGATGCAGAACTATGCCTTTGGAAGAAGGCTCTCCCATCTATGGTTGAGAGGTGCCGTACCTGGTCTCATGGCAGGGATTGCGAGTATAAGAGAAAGGGGGTGACTATTCCACTGAGTCTCAAAGATGGTGAACAGGTTCTGTGCTCGTGTGGTAACGGGCTCCTACCAGAGAACTTCGTGTCTCTCCCTGAGTGGGAAAACGCAGCGCCGAATGCAGTCCGTATCGCAATCAGCCCGACTTATGCAATTCCGTTCAACGAAGAAGTCGTTGACCCTGCCGACGTTCCCAAGATGCGGAACCCAGTGACTCGGATAGAAAGATGTCGAAGCTGCGGGAAACCAGAGGACCAGGCGGGCATTACTTTAAAGAAGTGTTCAAGTTGTCAAAGGGTAAAATATTGCTCCGGGGAGTGTCAGAAGCGAGATTGGAAAAAGCATAGAGCGGAGTGTGACTAGATGAGTTGCAAGTGAATATGTGTATTGGTCTGAAGTAAACCAAGAGAGACACTGGACCTGAGAGGGAAAATGAATAAATAAAACAAAAAGAGACTTCGGATCTTGGATCAGTGTGTCAAAAGATTGATCAAAAGGACGGTTTCTTGCCCCTCTTCACACCCTGGTAAACCTTAGCATGATTCAAACTCGTAGACACATTAGATAGAAGAATGTAATGCTGGATAGTAAAGgtttaggatatatattagaGGAGAGTAAAATGATAGACCGGAAGATTAGGTCCCTGGATCTAAATGGCCTGTACAGAAACAACTTAGTTATGATATCGGAATAGCTTCATACCACCTTTGAGAAAAGTCTCCCCTGATTGGTTGCTCACCGAGCCCCTCGGTCCTCACCTTACACCGCTTTCCACCCCTTGGAGGGGCAGAAAAAATGTACCAGCCTAGCCCATCCGCTATTGCCTGTGACCAGCTGGTGCAAGCTTGTGCGATTACGAAATCGCGAAACCTCCTACACCAGCACCGCTTTTTCAAGCCTCGACCTATTTGATCTCGACATAGC from Fusarium fujikuroi IMI 58289 draft genome, chromosome FFUJ_chr04 harbors:
- a CDS encoding related to SWI5-transcription factor, whose protein sequence is MLSNPTGLHARQKQHRRQNSTPSAFEGAKIPNLPTTQRQTAHRRGLSLDVRRQQNQNINSAATRQNYMQVLREAQQQRIQARPGTQNPYANLAPSGSENYLMSPHGTPQTQRFDPSCFDPNSLPFDPYTTDLNVMMGKGQQAAYGDNMSGGKEFDIFNNDSALSTPTFINFPSEGSSAQGWSSEGDTSSTRRTSRRISGGILDRVNKFETLDSTTRPATPPNQNQSQSQSQSQNTQSQSLSWTMTMPETANLAQGYFPPTPIETPHDRLAKDESMPSRFADGYDESMEETIKPVRSRGGNRRAQTIFQDIRQHSEQVMSSPARSNTLPESSFNGLPMSTPDYMSMNSFNNEFMKIESDFGRDDIQGLSHQLPQQVTPSTPQMTQYMGSFDNKPELQTYPMGAQSVSGTPSQTPSRRHSPHRRTESVASIASAASIASINIEETKTETGVTQDEIAQFISGPDASDGKWTCTYEDCGKKFGRKENIKSHVQTHLNDRQYQCPTCKKCFVRQHDLKRHAKIHTGIKPYPCECGNSFARHDALTRHRQRGMCIGAFDNVVRKVVKRGRPPKKSRPDIETRMEKSARTRKKNMSVSSMSSFSACSDSSAVNSPEQFMLGDMMDIGMSSQNQALAAVSSAPMTGITAAALQEYASSPSAGSAHSYVSPEAIMEGTPMHAASPSKSIASQYNTPPELSQSSSPPATHFFDVDPNTSINNDDLTIIPGTTTFVTSATMAASLPLGLSNADDEMLYQFANDDDLIQLDRDSNMLMSKFDEDFDNVGMFTNNNDDVFFGSN